A part of Thermococcus sp. LS1 genomic DNA contains:
- a CDS encoding radical SAM/SPASM domain-containing protein, producing MEAKLGLRSVDLSITSSCNLKCKHCYLEDLKNAKIILPFRKIEEVLTDARDLGAHHVTLTGGEPTLHPKFPEILNLANKLGFRITIFTNATTLNEDIVSVLKECNINGVQVSLEGLKEMHEKIRGKGTFERTISGIKLLVDAGIRVTVNTQLTKDIIDNIQEYASFLKSIGVSKLLLTIPSLVGEAKKNNVCFPDEKLDEIRSMLKIHKLKDQFKIDSTNPDSNYTCSNYTCTALIHQLAINFDGTVYPCHYFRSTHHHSLGNIYVESLRDIYISWMNGDSELLHYQKYGTAKCNVCKFKEVCEPCAGRIYSLYKNFKNPDLLYCMLLGKEKVFHDVHISRLVWGRIE from the coding sequence ATGGAGGCGAAGTTAGGTCTACGGAGTGTTGACCTCTCAATAACATCGTCATGTAATTTAAAATGTAAACATTGTTATCTGGAAGACTTGAAAAACGCAAAGATTATATTGCCTTTTAGGAAAATTGAAGAAGTCCTCACAGATGCTAGGGATCTTGGCGCACATCACGTAACGTTGACTGGAGGAGAGCCTACCCTCCATCCAAAATTTCCAGAAATTCTTAATCTTGCTAACAAATTAGGGTTTAGGATAACAATATTTACCAATGCAACGACATTGAACGAAGACATAGTAAGTGTTTTGAAAGAGTGCAACATAAATGGAGTTCAAGTTAGTCTTGAAGGACTAAAAGAGATGCACGAAAAAATTAGAGGTAAAGGAACCTTTGAAAGGACCATATCTGGGATAAAACTCCTTGTAGATGCTGGTATTAGGGTTACTGTTAATACTCAACTAACAAAAGACATAATTGACAATATTCAAGAATATGCTTCATTTTTGAAGTCAATAGGCGTTTCAAAGCTTCTGTTAACTATCCCCTCCCTAGTTGGTGAAGCAAAAAAGAATAATGTTTGTTTTCCAGATGAAAAATTAGACGAGATTAGGAGCATGCTAAAAATACACAAACTCAAAGATCAGTTTAAGATCGATTCTACAAACCCTGACTCAAATTATACTTGCTCAAATTATACTTGTACTGCACTAATTCATCAGCTTGCCATAAATTTTGATGGCACAGTTTATCCGTGTCACTATTTTAGATCGACACACCACCACTCACTAGGAAATATTTATGTCGAAAGTTTGAGGGATATATACATATCCTGGATGAACGGGGATTCAGAACTTCTTCATTACCAGAAGTATGGAACCGCCAAGTGTAACGTGTGTAAATTCAAAGAAGTGTGTGAGCCATGTGCTGGCAGAATATATTCATTGTACAAAAACTTCAAGAATCCAGATTTGTTGTATTGTATGTTGCTTGGGAAAGAAAAAGTATTCCACGACGTACACATTAGTAGGTTAGTATGGGGCCGTATAGAATGA
- a CDS encoding DUF2101 family protein, whose product MSLEDFLYNIGEAVDSGIHKLIEFINPSPSEEPPTFRYLTRLIKKDLTTHEFLSLKLQIAFLIYLLTNLAVLFLKLNPLWLVGIALIYFLYLRYLLTRNREFFIEPEPYRLFYYSISLISFGAFLGYSLIRKIATSIYHYYGYLVLVFIAVMTFRWYFKAKYGRDWTYGVVEEIREDVVKVFVHDDIAANVKPGRYWVDAVDDLEVGRVVKLIVEDRRLRGAVPTKIIEVYLSSQTSTEPKEESE is encoded by the coding sequence ATGTCGCTGGAAGACTTCCTTTATAACATAGGTGAAGCGGTGGACTCCGGAATTCACAAACTAATTGAGTTTATCAACCCCTCTCCATCAGAAGAGCCACCCACTTTCAGATACCTTACACGGCTGATAAAGAAGGATTTAACAACCCACGAGTTCCTCAGCCTTAAGCTCCAAATTGCATTCTTAATCTATCTCCTGACAAACCTCGCAGTCCTGTTCCTAAAGCTTAATCCTCTCTGGCTCGTGGGGATAGCCCTGATATACTTCCTCTACCTTCGCTACCTGCTCACAAGAAACAGGGAGTTTTTCATAGAGCCAGAGCCGTACAGATTATTCTACTACTCCATTTCCCTAATATCCTTTGGTGCGTTCCTTGGCTACTCCCTCATCAGGAAAATCGCCACTAGCATCTACCATTACTACGGATACCTTGTGCTTGTGTTCATAGCAGTCATGACATTCAGATGGTACTTCAAGGCTAAATACGGACGTGACTGGACCTACGGCGTTGTGGAGGAAATTAGGGAAGACGTTGTGAAGGTATTCGTCCACGACGATATTGCCGCCAACGTCAAGCCAGGTCGCTACTGGGTCGATGCCGTCGATGACTTAGAGGTCGGAAGGGTGGTGAAGCTAATCGTGGAGGACAGACGGCTGAGAGGTGCGGTGCCGACTAAGATCATAGAGGTCTACCTGTCCTCCCAGACCTCAACGGAGCCGAAAGAAGAAAGCGAGTGA
- a CDS encoding GMP synthase subunit A: MIIIMDNGGQYVHRIWRTLRYLGVEAKIIPNTTPLEEIKAMKPKGIIFSGGPDINKTGNCEAILEHYDEFSVPILGICLGHQLIAKYFGGKVGRGEKAEYSLVEIEILEENDIFRGLPKRLKVWESHMDEVKELPPGFKLLAKSETCPIEAMKHDELPIYGVQFHPEVAHTERGSDVYRNFVKLCGEL, translated from the coding sequence ATGATAATCATAATGGATAACGGCGGCCAATACGTCCACAGGATCTGGCGTACTCTTAGATACCTCGGCGTCGAGGCGAAGATAATCCCCAACACTACGCCCCTCGAAGAAATCAAGGCGATGAAGCCTAAGGGAATAATCTTCTCTGGGGGACCGGACATAAACAAAACTGGCAACTGCGAGGCGATTCTGGAGCACTACGACGAGTTCAGCGTGCCCATCCTCGGCATCTGCCTCGGCCACCAGCTCATAGCGAAGTACTTCGGCGGTAAGGTCGGCAGGGGTGAGAAGGCTGAGTACAGCCTCGTGGAGATTGAGATACTCGAAGAGAACGACATCTTCAGGGGACTTCCGAAGAGACTCAAGGTTTGGGAGAGCCATATGGACGAGGTGAAGGAGCTCCCACCTGGCTTCAAACTTCTGGCAAAGAGTGAGACCTGTCCGATCGAGGCTATGAAGCACGATGAATTGCCAATCTACGGCGTTCAGTTCCATCCGGAGGTCGCCCACACCGAGCGGGGAAGCGACGTTTACCGCAATTTCGTCAAGCTCTGCGGGGAGCTTTAG
- the purL gene encoding phosphoribosylformylglycinamidine synthase subunit PurL, with amino-acid sequence MFHHEEKLIRERLGREPNEVEWAMLEVMWSEHASYKSSRPWLKLLPTKNEHVILGPGEDAGIVRFDDETWIVVGIESHNHPSAVEPYGGAATGVGGIVRDILCMGARPIALLDPIRFGPPKKERNRYLFEYVVKGIADYGNRIGVPTVGGETEFDESLDNYTLVNVACVGIMKPEHLVHSYVTEADLKLILVGNRTGRDGIHGVTFASEELSEDAEEEDRSAVQIPDPFTEKLLIEVTLEAVYTGKVRALKDLGGGGLTCAASEMAGKKGFGAVIYADRVSQREPGMNAMEVMISESQERMLFAVKPGDVEALGKIFEKYELEWTVVGEIIEEPRFIVYWHGEKVADLPIDLLIEVPTIEWSTKPYSIERDVPAPEVGFEEAFELVWGSPNVMSKAWIWEQYDHEVQGRTVVKPGRDAAVLKINEEYGLAFVADGNPRHSCLNPYHGAMGAVAEVVRNLVSVGAEPLALVDNLNFASPERPEVYWSFAETVRGLADAASAFGLAYVSGNVSFYNEVAGKPIRPTPVVAGLGKVRLEEIPEFGLEEGLLIGVVGFTRRELGGSELFRVLGVDGGMAPRVRLDEEKRNADAVLQAIKLGWVKAVHDVSKGGIAVALAEMAMAGKVGFTVDLSKILVEGSLGPLDVAFSESHGRYIVAFPEENLETLKGIFRDFAVIGRAGGREVVFKWNGGTLLRRPLEELENIHRSLPKLLGEGE; translated from the coding sequence ATGTTCCATCACGAGGAGAAGCTCATCCGCGAGAGGCTCGGCCGGGAGCCGAACGAAGTTGAGTGGGCGATGCTTGAGGTCATGTGGAGCGAGCATGCCTCCTACAAATCAAGCCGCCCGTGGCTTAAGCTTCTGCCTACAAAAAACGAGCACGTCATCCTCGGCCCCGGTGAAGACGCTGGAATAGTGAGGTTCGACGATGAAACTTGGATAGTGGTGGGAATAGAGAGCCACAATCATCCCTCCGCGGTCGAGCCCTACGGCGGGGCGGCTACTGGCGTTGGGGGAATAGTGAGGGACATCCTCTGTATGGGTGCTCGACCCATAGCGCTCCTCGACCCCATACGCTTTGGGCCTCCTAAGAAGGAGCGCAATCGGTACCTCTTCGAGTACGTGGTGAAGGGAATAGCCGACTACGGCAACAGGATAGGTGTTCCGACCGTTGGGGGAGAAACTGAGTTCGATGAGAGCCTCGATAATTACACCCTTGTCAACGTCGCCTGCGTTGGAATAATGAAGCCCGAACATTTAGTTCACAGCTACGTCACTGAAGCAGATCTGAAGCTCATTCTCGTTGGCAACAGAACTGGAAGGGATGGAATCCATGGGGTAACCTTCGCCAGCGAGGAGCTGAGCGAGGACGCCGAGGAAGAAGACCGCTCGGCCGTTCAGATCCCCGATCCTTTCACCGAGAAGCTCCTCATTGAGGTCACGCTCGAGGCGGTCTACACGGGCAAGGTCAGGGCCCTCAAGGATTTGGGCGGCGGTGGCTTGACCTGTGCCGCTTCTGAGATGGCAGGAAAGAAGGGCTTCGGTGCGGTGATTTACGCGGACCGCGTGTCCCAGAGGGAGCCAGGGATGAACGCGATGGAGGTCATGATTTCGGAGAGTCAGGAGAGGATGCTCTTTGCAGTTAAGCCCGGGGACGTCGAAGCGCTGGGGAAGATATTCGAAAAATACGAGCTCGAGTGGACGGTAGTTGGGGAGATCATCGAGGAGCCGCGCTTCATCGTCTACTGGCACGGTGAGAAGGTCGCCGACCTGCCGATAGACCTGCTGATCGAGGTTCCAACCATAGAATGGTCTACGAAGCCGTACAGCATCGAGAGGGACGTTCCCGCTCCAGAAGTGGGCTTTGAGGAAGCCTTCGAACTCGTCTGGGGCAGCCCGAACGTAATGAGCAAGGCTTGGATATGGGAGCAATACGACCACGAGGTTCAGGGGAGGACCGTTGTAAAGCCAGGAAGGGATGCGGCAGTTCTGAAGATAAACGAGGAGTATGGTTTGGCGTTCGTGGCAGATGGAAATCCACGCCACAGCTGCCTGAACCCCTACCACGGGGCTATGGGAGCCGTCGCCGAGGTTGTCAGGAACCTCGTAAGCGTCGGAGCTGAACCCCTGGCTTTAGTTGACAACCTGAACTTCGCTTCGCCTGAGAGGCCGGAGGTTTACTGGAGCTTCGCCGAGACAGTCAGGGGACTTGCCGATGCTGCCAGTGCCTTCGGCCTGGCATACGTCAGCGGAAACGTCAGCTTCTACAACGAAGTTGCCGGAAAGCCAATAAGGCCCACACCTGTGGTTGCTGGTCTCGGAAAAGTGAGGCTTGAGGAGATACCAGAATTTGGCCTTGAGGAGGGTCTGCTCATTGGAGTCGTGGGCTTTACGAGGAGAGAACTCGGCGGAAGCGAACTCTTCAGGGTTCTCGGTGTTGATGGAGGCATGGCACCAAGAGTCCGGCTCGATGAGGAAAAGAGAAACGCCGATGCGGTGCTTCAGGCCATCAAGCTTGGTTGGGTCAAAGCAGTTCACGACGTTTCCAAGGGCGGCATCGCGGTGGCCCTAGCTGAAATGGCGATGGCTGGAAAGGTTGGTTTCACGGTTGACCTCTCGAAGATTCTGGTCGAGGGAAGTCTCGGCCCACTTGATGTGGCCTTCTCTGAAAGCCACGGACGCTACATTGTAGCCTTTCCCGAGGAGAACCTCGAGACCCTCAAGGGCATCTTCAGGGACTTCGCCGTCATCGGCAGGGCTGGAGGAAGGGAAGTGGTCTTCAAATGGAACGGTGGGACTCTGCTGAGGAGACCTTTGGAAGAGCTGGAAAATATCCACCGCTCGCTTCCAAAGCTTTTGGGTGAGGGGGAATGA
- the purQ gene encoding phosphoribosylformylglycinamidine synthase I, whose protein sequence is MPRFAVIVFPGTNCDFETERAIRKAGGEAERIWYRTSLKNFDGVVLPGGFSYADYLRAGAIAARQEIMEEVKELAKDGKPVLGICNGFQILTESGLLPGALRPNRIPRFICKWVHLRIVDTETAFTQFYGPGEVIRMPIAHAEGNYYVDEPSKVRMVLQYSDERGNVTGEANPNGSLLNIAAIANGKGNVLGTMPHPERASDRFLGSEDGLKVFRSMVEYAKR, encoded by the coding sequence GTGCCCCGCTTCGCGGTTATAGTTTTCCCTGGAACCAACTGCGACTTCGAGACCGAGCGGGCAATAAGAAAGGCCGGCGGCGAGGCCGAGAGAATCTGGTACAGAACCTCGCTCAAGAATTTTGATGGCGTCGTCCTTCCTGGGGGTTTCAGCTACGCCGATTATCTACGTGCTGGAGCGATCGCGGCGAGGCAGGAAATAATGGAGGAAGTGAAGGAGCTGGCAAAGGACGGAAAGCCTGTCCTCGGCATCTGCAACGGCTTTCAAATACTGACTGAATCCGGCCTCCTCCCGGGTGCTCTGAGACCCAACAGGATTCCGAGGTTCATCTGTAAGTGGGTTCACCTCAGGATCGTCGACACCGAGACAGCCTTCACTCAGTTCTACGGGCCCGGTGAAGTGATAAGAATGCCAATAGCCCACGCCGAGGGCAATTACTACGTTGATGAGCCCTCAAAGGTTCGCATGGTCCTCCAGTACAGCGATGAGCGGGGGAACGTCACCGGGGAAGCCAACCCGAACGGCTCACTGCTCAACATAGCGGCCATAGCCAACGGGAAGGGCAACGTCCTCGGAACCATGCCTCACCCGGAGAGAGCCAGCGACCGCTTCTTAGGGAGTGAAGACGGTCTGAAGGTCTTCCGCTCGATGGTTGAGTATGCAAAGAGGTGA
- the guaA gene encoding glutamine-hydrolyzing GMP synthase — protein MWESFIEEKVREIRETVGDGKAIIALSGGVDSSTAAVLAHRAIGNKLHAVFVNTGFLRKGEPEFVVKTFRDELGMNLHYVDAQERFFEALKGITDPEEKRKIIGRVFIEVFEEVAREIDAEFLIQGTIAPDWIESQGKIKSHHNVGGLPERLNLKLIEPLRDLYKDEVRELAKELGLPEKIYNRMPFPGPGLAVRVLGEVTPEKVAIVREANALVEEEIAKAGLRPWQAFAVLLGVKTVGVQGDIRAYKETIAVRVVESLDGMTANAMNVPFEVLQRIAFRITSEIPEVGRVLYDITNKPPATIEFE, from the coding sequence ATGTGGGAGAGCTTCATAGAGGAGAAGGTTAGAGAGATTAGGGAGACCGTTGGCGATGGGAAGGCCATCATAGCGCTCAGCGGCGGCGTTGACAGCTCGACCGCTGCTGTTTTAGCCCACAGGGCCATCGGGAATAAACTTCACGCGGTCTTCGTGAACACTGGCTTCCTAAGGAAGGGCGAACCGGAGTTCGTGGTGAAGACCTTCAGGGACGAGCTCGGTATGAACCTTCACTACGTTGACGCTCAGGAGAGGTTCTTCGAGGCCCTCAAGGGCATAACCGACCCCGAGGAGAAGAGGAAGATAATAGGCAGGGTCTTCATAGAGGTGTTCGAGGAGGTTGCGAGGGAAATAGACGCGGAGTTCCTGATTCAAGGCACGATAGCTCCAGACTGGATAGAGAGCCAGGGCAAGATAAAGAGCCACCATAACGTCGGCGGACTGCCGGAGAGGCTGAACCTCAAGCTTATCGAGCCGTTGAGGGACCTCTACAAGGATGAAGTCAGGGAACTGGCAAAGGAGCTCGGCCTTCCGGAGAAGATATACAACAGGATGCCCTTCCCGGGCCCTGGACTGGCCGTCAGGGTTCTTGGGGAGGTTACCCCCGAAAAGGTCGCCATCGTCAGGGAGGCCAACGCCCTCGTGGAGGAGGAGATAGCTAAAGCTGGACTGAGGCCGTGGCAGGCCTTCGCGGTTCTGCTGGGCGTCAAGACCGTCGGCGTTCAGGGTGACATAAGGGCCTACAAGGAGACGATTGCCGTTAGGGTCGTGGAGAGCCTCGACGGCATGACTGCAAATGCCATGAACGTCCCCTTTGAGGTTCTCCAGAGGATAGCCTTCAGGATAACGAGCGAGATTCCAGAGGTTGGTAGGGTGCTGTATGACATCACCAACAAGCCGCCAGCGACGATAGAGTTCGAATGA
- a CDS encoding formate--phosphoribosylaminoimidazolecarboxamide ligase, with product MRIATYASHSALQILKGAKDEGFETVAFGKVRVKPLYTKYFPVADHFIEGDYPEEGLLRLNAIVIPTGSFVAHLGIEVVEGMRVPYYGNKAVLKWESDRNLERKWLEKAKLRLPRVYEDPDDIDGPVIVKPHGARGGKGYFLAKSPEDFWGKAEKIGAKSKEDLFNVQIQEYVLGVPVYPHYFYSKLNRELELMSIDRRYEANADSLGRIPAKEQLDLGVEPNYTVIGNIPIVLRESLLMDVIEAGERVIKAAEELMGGLWGPFCLEGVFTEDLKFVVFEISARIVAGTNPFIHGSPYSWLRYDEPVSTGRRIAMEIREALEEDRLDEVLT from the coding sequence ATGAGGATAGCGACCTACGCTTCCCACTCCGCCCTTCAAATTTTGAAGGGGGCCAAGGATGAGGGCTTCGAAACGGTAGCCTTCGGGAAGGTGAGGGTCAAGCCCCTTTACACGAAGTACTTTCCGGTTGCGGACCACTTCATAGAGGGCGATTATCCAGAAGAGGGGCTTCTTAGGCTGAATGCAATAGTCATCCCAACTGGTTCTTTCGTGGCACACCTCGGCATCGAGGTAGTTGAAGGAATGAGGGTTCCCTATTATGGCAACAAGGCCGTTCTCAAATGGGAGAGCGACAGGAACCTCGAGCGGAAGTGGCTCGAAAAGGCCAAGCTCAGGCTTCCGAGGGTCTATGAGGATCCAGATGACATAGACGGCCCAGTCATAGTCAAGCCTCACGGTGCTAGGGGCGGCAAGGGCTACTTCCTGGCGAAGAGTCCTGAGGACTTCTGGGGGAAGGCGGAAAAGATAGGCGCAAAAAGCAAGGAAGACCTATTCAACGTTCAGATACAGGAGTACGTCCTCGGAGTGCCGGTCTATCCCCACTACTTTTACTCGAAGCTCAACCGCGAGCTGGAGCTCATGAGCATCGACAGGAGGTATGAAGCAAACGCCGATTCGTTGGGAAGGATTCCCGCTAAGGAGCAGCTTGATCTCGGCGTTGAGCCGAACTATACGGTTATAGGCAACATCCCCATAGTCCTGAGGGAAAGCCTGCTTATGGACGTTATCGAGGCCGGCGAGAGGGTGATTAAAGCTGCCGAAGAACTCATGGGCGGTCTCTGGGGCCCCTTCTGCCTCGAGGGGGTCTTCACGGAGGATTTGAAGTTCGTCGTCTTCGAGATTTCGGCCAGAATAGTGGCTGGCACGAACCCCTTCATCCATGGCTCGCCCTACAGCTGGCTGAGGTACGACGAGCCCGTTAGCACAGGCAGGAGGATAGCTATGGAGATAAGGGAGGCTTTGGAGGAAGACAGGCTTGACGAAGTTTTGACATAA
- a CDS encoding MFS transporter produces MGGELVKKISPEKGYLLVSSLGAWMTHLMGPYLTIWLRSLGISFAQIGFFQSVSSFLTFITDFPTGGLADRYGRRLNYAVGILLFGVSLIIIACSSSFFIIALAFALAGIGSAFMSGTLTPWLYDTIKGDKKRAHMVFSRMRIINGILGTVAGFVAGTISRYALNLPILLAGICGISASLLALLFLEENYGHGKAKPYGEILKDGLKHIARERTLHYLLVASFFLSFAGRSFFMFWMVLAKEAGLRESSIGYVYPLLILSTSFGGFVSLRLSRFMDHRKILAITTPLMGLLIIAMGIVKGLLSLLALITLFEIIIAIRAPAMITFRNELIPSPIRSTVTSALSTIGGMFSMLANIAVGLIADIFGLGGAYVVSGILALFASLFLMMAIKHS; encoded by the coding sequence ATGGGGGGAGAACTAGTGAAAAAGATTTCACCAGAAAAGGGATACTTACTCGTATCCTCCTTAGGGGCGTGGATGACTCACTTAATGGGCCCGTATCTCACAATCTGGCTTAGGAGTTTGGGAATCTCATTTGCTCAAATCGGCTTTTTTCAGTCGGTTTCATCTTTCCTTACATTCATAACGGACTTCCCGACGGGAGGTCTGGCTGACAGGTACGGGCGAAGGCTTAACTACGCGGTTGGTATCTTGCTATTTGGAGTCTCTCTTATCATAATCGCCTGTTCGAGCAGCTTTTTTATAATAGCCCTGGCATTTGCTCTGGCTGGTATTGGAAGTGCCTTTATGAGCGGAACGCTCACTCCCTGGCTCTATGATACCATTAAAGGCGATAAAAAGAGGGCTCACATGGTCTTCAGTCGCATGAGGATTATAAACGGCATTTTAGGGACAGTAGCTGGCTTTGTTGCTGGAACCATCTCACGCTATGCCCTTAACCTTCCCATACTCCTGGCCGGCATCTGTGGGATAAGCGCTTCCCTGCTGGCACTCCTCTTCCTTGAGGAAAACTATGGCCACGGAAAGGCAAAACCTTACGGAGAAATCCTTAAGGATGGATTGAAACATATAGCCCGGGAAAGGACTCTCCACTATCTTCTCGTTGCGAGTTTCTTCCTGTCGTTCGCAGGTCGCTCGTTCTTCATGTTCTGGATGGTTCTTGCAAAGGAAGCCGGACTCAGGGAAAGCAGTATAGGTTACGTTTATCCCCTGCTGATACTTTCAACGTCTTTCGGGGGATTCGTGTCTCTCAGGCTCTCTAGGTTCATGGACCACAGGAAAATTTTAGCAATCACAACGCCGTTGATGGGTCTTCTGATAATCGCAATGGGCATTGTTAAGGGCCTCTTATCCCTCCTCGCACTCATAACTCTCTTTGAGATAATAATAGCCATTAGAGCACCCGCCATGATAACATTCAGAAACGAGCTTATACCCTCTCCAATCCGCTCTACCGTTACATCCGCACTTAGCACGATAGGAGGTATGTTCTCGATGCTTGCCAACATTGCAGTTGGGCTCATTGCTGATATCTTTGGCCTTGGAGGCGCTTATGTTGTATCTGGAATCCTTGCGCTCTTTGCGAGCTTATTCTTAATGATGGCGATCAAACATTCTTAA
- the purS gene encoding phosphoribosylformylglycinamidine synthase subunit PurS — protein sequence MKWKVRVTVRLKEGLNDPEGRVIGKALRNLGYSVGRLKVPKCFEFELESDNPEREVEEMCRRLLANPVIHTYEYSIEKVS from the coding sequence ATGAAATGGAAAGTTAGGGTAACCGTCCGCCTTAAGGAGGGTCTCAACGACCCCGAGGGAAGGGTGATAGGAAAGGCCCTTAGAAACCTCGGCTACTCCGTTGGGCGCCTCAAAGTTCCGAAGTGCTTTGAGTTTGAGCTGGAGAGCGATAATCCAGAGAGGGAAGTTGAGGAGATGTGCAGGCGGCTGCTGGCTAATCCCGTCATACACACCTACGAGTACAGCATCGAAAAGGTGAGCTGA